The genomic segment ATGAAAATAGCATCTTCATTTTCATATTCTTTCAAAATTTCAAGGACTTTTAAAGGTGTTTTATGGGCAGAGGCAATCCTTAAAACACATTCCACTTCAAACTCTTTCAATTTTTCAGCGATCTTTTTTGAATGTTCAAGGTCTTGCTTTGAACCCATAATTATAACCACTTTCATTTTTTCTCCTTTTTAAAAAATAATTATAAAAGAACTTGAGAAAAATCTTAAAATTCTTTTAATATTTAAGTCTAAATTTTAATGAATAAACAATCTGTGATTATATTCAGAGGAATACCAAGATCAGGAAAAACAAGTTTAGCAAAAAAACTTTTTGAAAATTTAAAAGAAAAGGGATTTATATTACTTCAATACGATGAAATTTTTAAAATAAAAAAAGTATTTGAAAAGAAAAAAATGAGATTTTCAATATTTTATAACATTACAAAGGAACTTATAAAAGAAGGATATTCCTTAATTCTTGACTACTCTTTTACCTCAAAAAAGGAAATATCAAAAGTAATTAAATTTCTTAAAAGGAGAAAAATATTTTTCAGGATTTATCTTTTAAACCCACCCTTTGAAATTATAC from the candidate division WOR-3 bacterium genome contains:
- a CDS encoding AAA family ATPase translates to MNKQSVIIFRGIPRSGKTSLAKKLFENLKEKGFILLQYDEIFKIKKVFEKKKMRFSIFYNITKELIKEGYSLILDYSFTSKKEISKVIKFLKRRKIFFRIYLLNPPFEIILERDKNFLEPKGKEKLFKFYNKLMKNFEPYSLVLDTGKLKEEETLNIIIEDLKKNDLL